The following proteins are encoded in a genomic region of Brachypodium distachyon strain Bd21 chromosome 1, Brachypodium_distachyon_v3.0, whole genome shotgun sequence:
- the LOC100830049 gene encoding E3 ubiquitin-protein ligase XB3 isoform X3, with product MGHGASCGRPSEEVDFFGAAQSGDLARLAAAVRSRPSLLRRTTLFDRLSALHIAAAHGHLQVVSMALDLCVQPDVVNRHKQTALMLAAMHGRTECVRRLLDAGANILMFDSSHGRTCLHYAAYYGHSDCLRTILSAARTAPVSQSWCRGYARFVNVRDDTGATPLHLAARQGWRRCVHVLLENGAIVSASSGAFGFPGSTPLHLAARGGSLDCVRQLLSWGADRLQRDSVGRIPYEVAMKRGHAACAALLNPASAEPLVWPSPLKFISELEPDAKALLEAALMEANREREKRVLKGTKSLLPSPSHSDDGATISEGAAEVCSICFEQACSIEVRDCGHQMCAACTLALCCHTKPNPATQSQQLPTCPFCRGSISRLAVATKAKAGDDEDDDDDDDVEGEDRLEESPRHRRTRRSMNLSGDGGSSSGSLMGSIASSIGKMGRRKTDSSEQVVDDKP from the exons ATGGGGCACGGTGCCAGCTGCGGCCGCCCCAGCGAGGAGGTGGACTTCTTCGGCGCGGCGCAGTCCGGGGACCTCGCCCggctcgctgccgccgtccgctcccgcccctccctcctccgccgcaccACGCTCTTCGACCGCCTCTCCGCGCTCcacatcgccgccgcccacggccACCTCCAA GTGGTCTCCATGGCATTGGATCTTTGCGTGCAGCCGGACGTCGTTAACCGCCACAAGCAG ACGGCGCTGATGCTGGCGGCGATGCACGGGCGGACCGAGTGCGTGCGACGGCTGCTCGACGCCGGCGCCAAT ATCCTGATGTTCGATTCGTCGCACGGGCGGACGTGCCTGCACTACGCGGCGTACTACGGCCACTCCGACTGCCTCCGGACCATCCTCTCGGCGGCCCGCACCGCGCCCGTGTCGCAGTCCTG GTGCAGGGGATACGCGCGCTTCGTCAACGTGAGGGACGACACCGGGGCGACGCCGCTGCACCTCGCGGCCAGGCAGGGCTGGCGCCGCTGCGTCCACGTCCTGCTCGAGAACGGCGCCATCGTGTCCGCCTCCAGCGGCGCATTCGG ATTCCCCGGGAGCACGCCGCTGCATTTGGCCGCGCGCGGCGGGAGCCTGGACTGCGTCCGCCAGCTGCTCTCCTGGGGCGCCGACCGCCTCCAGCGAGATTCCGTTGG GAGGATTCCGTACGAGGTCGCGATGAAGCGAGGCCACGCGGCGTGCGCGGCGCTGCTGAACCCGGCATCGGCAGAGCCCCTCGTGTGGCCTTCCCCTCTCAAGTTCATCAGCGAGCTCGAACCGGACGCCAAAGCTCTCCTGGAGGCAGCGCTGATGGAGGCCAAtcgggagagggagaagagggTTCTCAAAGGGACCAAGAGCTTGCTGCCATCGCCGTCGCATTCAGATGACGGTGCCACCATCTCTGAG GGTGCGGCCGAGGTGTGCAGCATCTGCTTCGAGCAGGCGTGCAGCATCGAGGTCCGGGATTGCGGGCACCAGATGTGCGCGGCGTGCACGctggcgctctgctgccacaCCAAGCCCAACCCGGCGACGCAGAGCCAGCAGCTGCCCACCTGCCccttctgccgcggcagcatcTCCCGGCTGGCCGTGGCCACCAAGGCCaaggccggcgacgacgaagacgacgacgacgatgacgatgtGGAAGGAGAGGACAGGCTCGAGGAGTCTCCGCGGCACCGGAGAACTCGCCGGTCTATGAACCTCAGCGGCGAcgggggcagcagcagcggcagcctcATGGGCAGCATCGCCTCGTCCATCGGCAAGATGGGCCGACGCAAAACCGACAGCAGCGAACAGGTAGTCGACGACAAGCCGTAG
- the LOC100830049 gene encoding E3 ubiquitin-protein ligase XB3 isoform X1, whose amino-acid sequence MGHGASCGRPSEEVDFFGAAQSGDLARLAAAVRSRPSLLRRTTLFDRLSALHIAAAHGHLQVVSMALDLCVQPDVVNRHKQTALMLAAMHGRTECVRRLLDAGANILMFDSSHGRTCLHYAAYYGHSDCLRTILSAARTAPVSQSWCRGYARFVNVRDDTGATPLHLAARQGWRRCVHVLLENGAIVSASSGAFGFPGSTPLHLAARGGSLDCVRQLLSWGADRLQRDSVGRIPYEVAMKRGHAACAALLNPASAEPLVWPSPLKFISELEPDAKALLEAALMEANREREKRVLKGTKSLLPSPSHSDDGATISEDAVQGAAEVCSICFEQACSIEVRDCGHQMCAACTLALCCHTKPNPATQSQQLPTCPFCRGSISRLAVATKAKAGDDEDDDDDDDVEGEDRLEESPRHRRTRRSMNLSGDGGSSSGSLMGSIASSIGKMGRRKTDSSEQVVDDKP is encoded by the exons ATGGGGCACGGTGCCAGCTGCGGCCGCCCCAGCGAGGAGGTGGACTTCTTCGGCGCGGCGCAGTCCGGGGACCTCGCCCggctcgctgccgccgtccgctcccgcccctccctcctccgccgcaccACGCTCTTCGACCGCCTCTCCGCGCTCcacatcgccgccgcccacggccACCTCCAA GTGGTCTCCATGGCATTGGATCTTTGCGTGCAGCCGGACGTCGTTAACCGCCACAAGCAG ACGGCGCTGATGCTGGCGGCGATGCACGGGCGGACCGAGTGCGTGCGACGGCTGCTCGACGCCGGCGCCAAT ATCCTGATGTTCGATTCGTCGCACGGGCGGACGTGCCTGCACTACGCGGCGTACTACGGCCACTCCGACTGCCTCCGGACCATCCTCTCGGCGGCCCGCACCGCGCCCGTGTCGCAGTCCTG GTGCAGGGGATACGCGCGCTTCGTCAACGTGAGGGACGACACCGGGGCGACGCCGCTGCACCTCGCGGCCAGGCAGGGCTGGCGCCGCTGCGTCCACGTCCTGCTCGAGAACGGCGCCATCGTGTCCGCCTCCAGCGGCGCATTCGG ATTCCCCGGGAGCACGCCGCTGCATTTGGCCGCGCGCGGCGGGAGCCTGGACTGCGTCCGCCAGCTGCTCTCCTGGGGCGCCGACCGCCTCCAGCGAGATTCCGTTGG GAGGATTCCGTACGAGGTCGCGATGAAGCGAGGCCACGCGGCGTGCGCGGCGCTGCTGAACCCGGCATCGGCAGAGCCCCTCGTGTGGCCTTCCCCTCTCAAGTTCATCAGCGAGCTCGAACCGGACGCCAAAGCTCTCCTGGAGGCAGCGCTGATGGAGGCCAAtcgggagagggagaagagggTTCTCAAAGGGACCAAGAGCTTGCTGCCATCGCCGTCGCATTCAGATGACGGTGCCACCATCTCTGAG GATGCGGTGCAGGGTGCGGCCGAGGTGTGCAGCATCTGCTTCGAGCAGGCGTGCAGCATCGAGGTCCGGGATTGCGGGCACCAGATGTGCGCGGCGTGCACGctggcgctctgctgccacaCCAAGCCCAACCCGGCGACGCAGAGCCAGCAGCTGCCCACCTGCCccttctgccgcggcagcatcTCCCGGCTGGCCGTGGCCACCAAGGCCaaggccggcgacgacgaagacgacgacgacgatgacgatgtGGAAGGAGAGGACAGGCTCGAGGAGTCTCCGCGGCACCGGAGAACTCGCCGGTCTATGAACCTCAGCGGCGAcgggggcagcagcagcggcagcctcATGGGCAGCATCGCCTCGTCCATCGGCAAGATGGGCCGACGCAAAACCGACAGCAGCGAACAGGTAGTCGACGACAAGCCGTAG
- the LOC100831278 gene encoding uncharacterized protein LOC100831278 has protein sequence MANKKRTERLGIDRTGDGATSETREREPAAARRPRRRILQPRGVAPASPCQTQPAAPLPAALGPLAVAGLVVRQSAVAESSSLPIWLPYLATLVPNLHSVRMRRQGHGQGQYGDADIKSMVTSQLHHYQAQQRVQQLPDNSFPVRDPGQIAGENQYAAPKARQSQWDRGGPNMQNQISPYAYNEGQGAEGTQSFYDRHKSDLKVSLEKQPREESREQPRTDKIEARYEDYNLPRTFEGLEQSFHEDIVILSKELHDAEDAENTRHRETLKEINAQYHEKLLALRARQTTYREEFLRKESLERQQQYRQASMSNYANNIMPREPHVYPKAAAAAATPPAAASGGAYGEAHRGYASGQYESLGERVNYPEFHGGSQGRSHDFEHRSQYPGGRAYNSGGRRF, from the exons ATGGCCAACAAGAAACGCACAGAGAGACTAGGGATCGATCGAACGGGGGACGGGGCGACGTCTGAGActcgagagagagagcccgccgccgcccgccgccctcgGAGGCGTATCTTACAGCCTCGAGGAGTTGCCCCCGCCTCGCCTTGCCAGACGCAGCCGGCGGCTCCCCTGCCCGCGGCGTTAGGtcccctcgccgtcgccggactCGTCGTTCGGCAATCCGCCGTCGCCGAATCGTCGTCCCTGCCTATCTGGCTCCCCTACTTGGCGACTCTAGTACCCAATCTCCACTCG GTCAGAATGCGGCGACAGGGACATGGACAGGGGCAGTATGGTGATGCAGACATCAAGTCCATGGTGACTTCCCAGTTGCATCACTACCAGGCACAGCAAAGGGTTCAGCAACTCCCTGATAATAGTTTCCCTGTAAGAGATCCTGGGCAAATTGCTGGGGAGAACCAGTATGCTGCCCCGAAGGCGAGACAAAGCCAATGGGATCGAGGTGGACCAAATATGCAGAATCAGATTTCACCATATGCATATAATGAGG GTCAAGGTGCTGAGGGTACACAATCCTTTTATGACAGACATAAATCTGATCTGAAGGTTAGTCTAGAAAAGCAGCCAAGAGAGGAATCGAGGGAGCAACCTCGTACTGATAAGATTGAAGCAAGGTACGAGGATTATAATCTTCCCCGTACATTTGAAGGTCTAGAACAGAGTTTTCATGAAGACATTGTGATCCTATCCAAGGAACTACATGATGCAGAGGATGCTGAAAATACTCGGCACAGGGAG ACATTGAAGGAGATAAATGCACAGTACCATGAGAAGTTATTAGCACTTCGAGCTCGCCAGACAACCTATCGCGAAGAATTCCTCCGCAAAGAGTCTCTTGAACGCCAGCAGCAATACCGACAAGCCAGCATGAGCAATTATGCAAATAATATTATGCCTAGGGAACCACATGTCTATccaaaagcagcagcagctgcagccacTCCTCCTGCCGCTGCTTCTGGAGGTGCTTATGGAGAGGCTCATCGGGGTTATGCATCTGGCCAGTATGAATCCCTTGGGGAACGGGTAAATTACCCAGAGTTCCATGGTGGGAGCCAAGGTCGGAGTCATGATTTTGAGCATCGCAGTCAATACCCTGGCGGCCGTGCTTATAATTCTGGTGGCCGCAGATTCTAG
- the LOC100830049 gene encoding E3 ubiquitin-protein ligase XB3 isoform X2: MGHGASCGRPSEEVDFFGAAQSGDLARLAAAVRSRPSLLRRTTLFDRLSALHIAAAHGHLQVVSMALDLCVQPDVVNRHKQTALMLAAMHGRTECVRRLLDAGANILMFDSSHGRTCLHYAAYYGHSDCLRTILSAARTAPVSQSWGYARFVNVRDDTGATPLHLAARQGWRRCVHVLLENGAIVSASSGAFGFPGSTPLHLAARGGSLDCVRQLLSWGADRLQRDSVGRIPYEVAMKRGHAACAALLNPASAEPLVWPSPLKFISELEPDAKALLEAALMEANREREKRVLKGTKSLLPSPSHSDDGATISEDAVQGAAEVCSICFEQACSIEVRDCGHQMCAACTLALCCHTKPNPATQSQQLPTCPFCRGSISRLAVATKAKAGDDEDDDDDDDVEGEDRLEESPRHRRTRRSMNLSGDGGSSSGSLMGSIASSIGKMGRRKTDSSEQVVDDKP; this comes from the exons ATGGGGCACGGTGCCAGCTGCGGCCGCCCCAGCGAGGAGGTGGACTTCTTCGGCGCGGCGCAGTCCGGGGACCTCGCCCggctcgctgccgccgtccgctcccgcccctccctcctccgccgcaccACGCTCTTCGACCGCCTCTCCGCGCTCcacatcgccgccgcccacggccACCTCCAA GTGGTCTCCATGGCATTGGATCTTTGCGTGCAGCCGGACGTCGTTAACCGCCACAAGCAG ACGGCGCTGATGCTGGCGGCGATGCACGGGCGGACCGAGTGCGTGCGACGGCTGCTCGACGCCGGCGCCAAT ATCCTGATGTTCGATTCGTCGCACGGGCGGACGTGCCTGCACTACGCGGCGTACTACGGCCACTCCGACTGCCTCCGGACCATCCTCTCGGCGGCCCGCACCGCGCCCGTGTCGCAGTCCTG GGGATACGCGCGCTTCGTCAACGTGAGGGACGACACCGGGGCGACGCCGCTGCACCTCGCGGCCAGGCAGGGCTGGCGCCGCTGCGTCCACGTCCTGCTCGAGAACGGCGCCATCGTGTCCGCCTCCAGCGGCGCATTCGG ATTCCCCGGGAGCACGCCGCTGCATTTGGCCGCGCGCGGCGGGAGCCTGGACTGCGTCCGCCAGCTGCTCTCCTGGGGCGCCGACCGCCTCCAGCGAGATTCCGTTGG GAGGATTCCGTACGAGGTCGCGATGAAGCGAGGCCACGCGGCGTGCGCGGCGCTGCTGAACCCGGCATCGGCAGAGCCCCTCGTGTGGCCTTCCCCTCTCAAGTTCATCAGCGAGCTCGAACCGGACGCCAAAGCTCTCCTGGAGGCAGCGCTGATGGAGGCCAAtcgggagagggagaagagggTTCTCAAAGGGACCAAGAGCTTGCTGCCATCGCCGTCGCATTCAGATGACGGTGCCACCATCTCTGAG GATGCGGTGCAGGGTGCGGCCGAGGTGTGCAGCATCTGCTTCGAGCAGGCGTGCAGCATCGAGGTCCGGGATTGCGGGCACCAGATGTGCGCGGCGTGCACGctggcgctctgctgccacaCCAAGCCCAACCCGGCGACGCAGAGCCAGCAGCTGCCCACCTGCCccttctgccgcggcagcatcTCCCGGCTGGCCGTGGCCACCAAGGCCaaggccggcgacgacgaagacgacgacgacgatgacgatgtGGAAGGAGAGGACAGGCTCGAGGAGTCTCCGCGGCACCGGAGAACTCGCCGGTCTATGAACCTCAGCGGCGAcgggggcagcagcagcggcagcctcATGGGCAGCATCGCCTCGTCCATCGGCAAGATGGGCCGACGCAAAACCGACAGCAGCGAACAGGTAGTCGACGACAAGCCGTAG
- the LOC100830049 gene encoding E3 ubiquitin-protein ligase XB3 isoform X4 produces MGHGASCGRPSEEVDFFGAAQSGDLARLAAAVRSRPSLLRRTTLFDRLSALHIAAAHGHLQVVSMALDLCVQPDVVNRHKQTALMLAAMHGRTECVRRLLDAGANILMFDSSHGRTCLHYAAYYGHSDCLRTILSAARTAPVSQSWGYARFVNVRDDTGATPLHLAARQGWRRCVHVLLENGAIVSASSGAFGFPGSTPLHLAARGGSLDCVRQLLSWGADRLQRDSVGRIPYEVAMKRGHAACAALLNPASAEPLVWPSPLKFISELEPDAKALLEAALMEANREREKRVLKGTKSLLPSPSHSDDGATISEGAAEVCSICFEQACSIEVRDCGHQMCAACTLALCCHTKPNPATQSQQLPTCPFCRGSISRLAVATKAKAGDDEDDDDDDDVEGEDRLEESPRHRRTRRSMNLSGDGGSSSGSLMGSIASSIGKMGRRKTDSSEQVVDDKP; encoded by the exons ATGGGGCACGGTGCCAGCTGCGGCCGCCCCAGCGAGGAGGTGGACTTCTTCGGCGCGGCGCAGTCCGGGGACCTCGCCCggctcgctgccgccgtccgctcccgcccctccctcctccgccgcaccACGCTCTTCGACCGCCTCTCCGCGCTCcacatcgccgccgcccacggccACCTCCAA GTGGTCTCCATGGCATTGGATCTTTGCGTGCAGCCGGACGTCGTTAACCGCCACAAGCAG ACGGCGCTGATGCTGGCGGCGATGCACGGGCGGACCGAGTGCGTGCGACGGCTGCTCGACGCCGGCGCCAAT ATCCTGATGTTCGATTCGTCGCACGGGCGGACGTGCCTGCACTACGCGGCGTACTACGGCCACTCCGACTGCCTCCGGACCATCCTCTCGGCGGCCCGCACCGCGCCCGTGTCGCAGTCCTG GGGATACGCGCGCTTCGTCAACGTGAGGGACGACACCGGGGCGACGCCGCTGCACCTCGCGGCCAGGCAGGGCTGGCGCCGCTGCGTCCACGTCCTGCTCGAGAACGGCGCCATCGTGTCCGCCTCCAGCGGCGCATTCGG ATTCCCCGGGAGCACGCCGCTGCATTTGGCCGCGCGCGGCGGGAGCCTGGACTGCGTCCGCCAGCTGCTCTCCTGGGGCGCCGACCGCCTCCAGCGAGATTCCGTTGG GAGGATTCCGTACGAGGTCGCGATGAAGCGAGGCCACGCGGCGTGCGCGGCGCTGCTGAACCCGGCATCGGCAGAGCCCCTCGTGTGGCCTTCCCCTCTCAAGTTCATCAGCGAGCTCGAACCGGACGCCAAAGCTCTCCTGGAGGCAGCGCTGATGGAGGCCAAtcgggagagggagaagagggTTCTCAAAGGGACCAAGAGCTTGCTGCCATCGCCGTCGCATTCAGATGACGGTGCCACCATCTCTGAG GGTGCGGCCGAGGTGTGCAGCATCTGCTTCGAGCAGGCGTGCAGCATCGAGGTCCGGGATTGCGGGCACCAGATGTGCGCGGCGTGCACGctggcgctctgctgccacaCCAAGCCCAACCCGGCGACGCAGAGCCAGCAGCTGCCCACCTGCCccttctgccgcggcagcatcTCCCGGCTGGCCGTGGCCACCAAGGCCaaggccggcgacgacgaagacgacgacgacgatgacgatgtGGAAGGAGAGGACAGGCTCGAGGAGTCTCCGCGGCACCGGAGAACTCGCCGGTCTATGAACCTCAGCGGCGAcgggggcagcagcagcggcagcctcATGGGCAGCATCGCCTCGTCCATCGGCAAGATGGGCCGACGCAAAACCGACAGCAGCGAACAGGTAGTCGACGACAAGCCGTAG
- the LOC100830970 gene encoding receptor-like cytoplasmic kinase 176, with the protein MGNCAGVQGNAEINPSFSAPNSSGTNSKNSSKNATDTNTFSKGSSSSVPPTPRSEKEILQSSNLRKFTFSELKGSTRNFRPDSLLGEGGFGSVFKGWMDERTLTPVKPGTGMIVAVKKLKLDSFQGHKEWLAEVNYLGQLSHPNLVKLIGYCLEDEQRLLVYEFMPRGSLEHHLFRRAPHFQPLSWNLRMKVALEAARGLAFLHSDEAKVIYRDFKTSNVLLDSEYNAKLSDFGLAKDGPSGDKSHVSTRVMGTQGYAAPEYLATGHLTAKSDVYTYGVVLLELLTGQRALDKNRPPGQHNLVEWARPYINSKRRVIHVLDPRLGSQYSLPAAQKTASLALQCLSMDARCRPDMDQVVTALEKLQETKKTGK; encoded by the exons ATGGGGAACTGTGCCGGCGTGCAGGGGAACGCCGAGATCAACCCGTCCTTCAGCGCTCCCAACTCCTCAG GGACTAACTCCAAGAACAGCAGCAAGAATGCGACTGATACCAACACCTTCAGTAAGGGTTCTTCGTCGTCGGTGCCACCGACTCCTCGGAGCGAGAAGGAGATCCTGCAGTCCTCGAATCTCCGGAAGTTCACCTTCAGTGAGCTGAAAGGGTCCACAAGGAACTTCCGGCCGGACAGCTTGCTGGGGGAAGGGGGCTTCGGCTCCGTGTTCaagggatggatggatgagcGCACGCTCACGCCTGTCAAGCCGGGCACCGGGATGATCGTCGCCGTGAAGAAGCTCAAGCTGGACAGCTTCCAGGGGCACAAGGAATGGCTG GCTGAGGTCAATTACCTGGGTCAGCTATCACACCCCAATCTTGTGAAGCTCATTGGGTACTGCCTGGAGGACGAACAGCGGCTTCTCGTGTATGAGTTCATGCCGAGGGGCAGCCTGGAGCACCATCTTTTCAGGA GAGCTCCACACTTCCAACCCCTCTCATGGAATTTACGGATGAAGGTTGCGCTTGAGGCCGCCAGGGGACTCGCTTTCCTGCATAGCGATGAGGCTAAAGTCATATACCGTGATTTCAAGACCTCTAATGTTCTTCTTGACTCG GAATATAATGCAAAACTCTCTGATTTTGGCTTGGCAAAAGATGGCCCAAGTGGTGATAAAAGTCATGTTTCTACAAGGGTCATGGGGACTCAAGGATATGCTGCCCCCGAATATCTCGCTACAG GCCATTTGACCGCGAAGAGCGATGTCTACACTTATGGTGTTGTTCTTCTGGAGTTGCTGACCGGGCAGCGTGCCCTGGACAAGAACCGCCCTCCTGGACAGCATAACCTGGTGGAGTGGGCAAGACCTTATATCAACAGCAAGAGGAGGGTCATCCATGTCCTGGACCCACGGTTGGGTTCACAATACTCGCTCCCGGCAGCCCAGAAGACGGCGTCGCTTGCGCTGCAGTGCCTGTCGATGGATGCACGGTGCAGGCCAGACATGGATCAGGTTGTGACCGCTCTGGAAAAGCTTCAGGAGACGAAAAAAACAGGCAAGTAG
- the LOC100830354 gene encoding probable protein phosphatase 2C 31 — MGNGITKNPCFSGNPYAAAPAASDTAPEDSHGHSFTYLPMAAAFDRTPTAGSAMPSETSFFSLSGAAISANVATSASIPSFRLLNEQTWPPLSGGTFESSRSFASVPLLQAAPPRLSMSGPLLSVSSGRFSDTSAGGTGTASTTSDRFSDRPFVSGGTLDSSLSSSSFAGQHQPSVSRLIAERRAARSRRRDERSLFQYLASAASRLPGFRRPAGPKREMESLSEGGYRWPNNGNVQWAQGVVGEDRFHVAVSEEHGWVFVGIYDGFSGPDAADYLFSNLYVAVHRELKGVLWDDIQIGQPADILCSVDDGSAPEAVERKAKKGRTDNADANASASASFAGTAMATHRSVLQALARALRKTEDAFFEAAEENAEENPEVGLMGSCVLVMLMKGTDVYVMNVGDSRAVLATRREPDLENILGKASQDLKQFRQEIMRELQAQDRDGLQSVQLTPEHSTAVEEEVRRIRSQHLNDREAIDKGRVKGKLNVTRAFGAGFLKDPKWNARLIKRFQIRYVGTDAYISCIPSLCHHRIGTNDKFLVLSSDGLYQYFTNKEVVDQVAMFTAEHPEGDPAHHLVGELVQRAARKHGMDYCTLLGIPRGNRREYHDDVSVIVISFEGRIWRSSV, encoded by the exons atgggcAATGGCATCACCAAGAACCCATGCTTCTCCGGCAACCCCTACGCCGCGGCCCCCGCCGCATCTGACACAGCCCCCGAGGACAGCCATGGCCACTCCTTCACGTACCTGCCgatggccgccgccttcgACAGGACTCCGACGGCCGGTAGCGCGATGCCGTCCGAGACGTCCTTCTTCTCCCTGTCCGGCGCGGCTATCAGCGCCAACGTGGCGACTTCCGCGTCCATACCGTCGTTCCGCCTGCTTAACGAGCAGACCTGGCCGCCGCTGTCCGGGGGCACCTTCGAGAGCTCGCGGTCCTTCGCGTCCGTGCCGCTCCTGCAGGCCGCGCCGCCCAGGCTGTCCATGTCCGGGCCGCTCCTGTCCGTGTCGTCCGGCCGCTTCTCCGACACGTCCGCCGGCGGCACGGGCACCGCGTCCACGACCTCCGATCGCTTCTCGGACCGCCCCTTCGTGTCCGGCGGCACGCTGGACAGCTCCCTGTCGTCGTCCTCCTTCGCGGGCCAGCACCAGCCCAGCGTGTCCCGCCTCATCGccgagcgccgcgccgcgcgtTCTCGCCGCCGCGACGAGCGGTCGCTGTTCCAGTACCTGGCGAGCGCCGCCTCCAGGCTCCCGGGGTTCCGCCGGCCCGCTGGGCCgaagagggagatggagtcccTGAGCGAGGGAGGCTACCGGTGGCCCAACAACGGCAATGTGCAGTGGGCGCAGGGCGTGGTCGGCGAGGACCGGTTCCACGTGGCGGTGTCGGAGGAGCACGGGTGGGTGTTCGTGGGGATCTACGACGGCTTCAGCGggcccgacgccgccgactACCTCTTCTCCAACCTCTACGTGGCCGTGCACCGCGAGCTCAAGGGCGTGCTCTGGGACGACATCCAAATCGGCCAACCAGCCGACATCCTCTGTTCCGTGGATGACGGCAGCGCACCAGAGGCTGTCGAGCGTAAGGCCAAGAAGGGGAGAACGGACAATGCCGATGCCAATGCCAGCGCGTCGGCGTCGTTCGCCGGCACGGCGATGGCGACGCACCGCAGCGTGCTGCAGGCGCTGGCCCGGGCGCTGAGGAAGACGGAGGACGCCTTCttcgaggcggcggaggagaacgCGGAAGAGAACCCGGAGGTGGGGCTGATGGGTTCCTGCGTGCTTGTGATGCTGATGAAGGGAACCGACGTGTACGTGATGAACGTCGGGGACAGCCGCGCCGTGCTGGCCACCAGGCGGGAGCCTGACCTGGAGAACATCCTCGGCAAGGCGTCGCAGGACCTCAAGCAGTTCAGGCAGGAGATCATGCGCGAGCTCCAGGCGCAGGACAGGGACGGCCTGCAGAGCGTGCAGCTCACCCCCGAGCACAGCACCGCCGTCGAGGAG GAGGTGAGGAGGATCAGGAGCCAGCATCTCAATGATCGCGAGGCCATCGACAAAGGCAGGGTGAAGGGAAAGCTCAACGTCACCAGAGCATTTGGGGCTGGCTTCTTGAAGGAC CCAAAGTGGAACGCGAGGCTGATCAAACGCTTCCAGATCCGCTACGTCGGCACAGACGCCTACATCAGCTGCATCCCATCACTGTGTCACCACCGGATCGGTACCAACGACAAGTTCCTGGTGCTGTCGTCGGACGGGCTCTATCAGTATTTCACCAACAAAGAGGTGGTTGATCAGGTGGCGATGTTCACCGCCGAGCATCCCGAAGGCGATCCCGCGCACCATCTCGTCGGAGAATTGGTGCAGCGGGCAGCAAGGAAACATG GTATGGACTACTGCACGCTGCTCGGGATACCTCGCGgcaacaggagggagtaccatgaTGACGTGTCGGTCATCGTGATCTCGTTCGAGGGAAGGATTTGGAGGTCATCCGTTTAG